In one window of Kiritimatiellia bacterium DNA:
- a CDS encoding alpha/beta hydrolase fold domain-containing protein, producing MKRRPAMMATWLTAMAALSPAQRPAALPSAEVEVLRDIPYVTNGHPRQRVDLYLPRRAPRPLPLIIWIHGGAWLGGSKDAARPARGYPERGYAVASIGYRLSSDAIFPAQIEDCKAAVRWLRAHADQYGLDPERFGVWGSSAGGHLAALVGTAADVREFDVGLFTNVSSRVQAVCDFFGPADFRRIPLYLASNLPSAFGRADAPESNLLGGPVPANLERAIAASPAVYATPDDPPFLIVHGDRDPVVPYDQSEALFEALKQAGVHVHFHTVVGGGHGQGFGGPEFDRIIHRFFDRWLKGDLSVGAPTGAVRTAAPALDIGRQGAEPPARDTAMPRWPVIHDRSDADRDGRVTRTEFQGPAALFRRLDRNRDDVLTAEDFPPPTARPAAPSEAVAPEAPRSAP from the coding sequence ATGAAACGACGCCCGGCGATGATGGCGACGTGGCTGACCGCCATGGCCGCTCTCAGCCCTGCACAACGCCCCGCCGCTTTGCCCTCCGCGGAAGTGGAGGTGCTCCGCGACATCCCCTATGTGACAAACGGACATCCCCGACAACGTGTCGACCTCTATCTGCCGCGGCGCGCACCCCGTCCGTTGCCCCTCATTATTTGGATCCACGGCGGCGCATGGCTGGGCGGCAGCAAGGACGCCGCGCGGCCCGCCCGCGGGTATCCTGAACGTGGCTACGCGGTCGCCAGTATCGGCTACCGGCTCAGTTCCGATGCGATCTTTCCAGCGCAGATCGAAGACTGCAAGGCCGCCGTTCGCTGGCTGCGTGCGCACGCCGATCAGTACGGCCTGGATCCCGAGCGGTTCGGCGTCTGGGGCAGCTCCGCCGGCGGCCACCTCGCTGCGCTGGTCGGCACCGCCGCGGATGTTCGCGAATTCGACGTGGGCCTGTTCACCAACGTGTCTAGCCGGGTCCAGGCCGTTTGTGACTTCTTCGGACCAGCGGATTTCCGCCGCATTCCGCTGTATTTGGCCTCGAACCTCCCCAGCGCGTTCGGCCGCGCAGACGCGCCGGAGTCCAACCTGCTCGGCGGCCCCGTCCCCGCGAACCTCGAACGGGCCATCGCGGCCAGCCCTGCCGTGTACGCGACACCCGACGATCCCCCCTTCCTCATTGTACACGGCGACCGCGACCCGGTGGTGCCCTACGACCAGAGCGAGGCACTGTTCGAAGCGCTGAAACAGGCGGGCGTCCACGTGCACTTTCACACCGTCGTTGGTGGCGGGCACGGGCAGGGATTCGGCGGACCGGAGTTTGACCGCATCATCCATCGTTTTTTCGACCGCTGGCTGAAGGGTGACCTGTCCGTCGGCGCACCGACCGGCGCCGTGCGAACCGCTGCACCGGCGCTCGACATCGGTCGGCAAGGCGCCGAACCACCCGCGCGGGACACTGCGATGCCGCGCTGGCCGGTCATTCACGACCGTTCAGACGCCGACCGGGACGGCCGCGTGACGCGCACGGAATTCCAGGGCCCCGCCGCGCTGTTCCGGCGCCTCGATCGCAACCGAGACGACGTGCTGACCGCCGAGGATTTTCCGCCCCCCACCGCCCGACCGGCTGCGCCCAGCGAGGCGGTCGCACCGGAGGCACCGCGGAGTGCGCCGTAG
- a CDS encoding carbohydrate kinase: protein MSWVQIPSLAPSSFLPLVKTLRPPLNARVESPRILCVGEIIWDIIGHREHLGGAPCNVAVHAARLGARAAMWSAVGRDARGRRAIEELRKLGVRWRWIDRVSHHPTGWAQVRLDEQGRASYSFAPRPAYEWLRATPTRLRAIVRWRPHAIVFGTLAQRGEATRQALGALLDRCGGALRVYDVNLRRGFAPPELLRARLCRTDVLKLNEDEATEVSRRLWGRWPGEEKAAARWREEFAIRIVIVTRGANGATAWSAEGRIDVTGLRIRLADTVGAGDAFTAAFTVAYLQTGEISWTLRVANRLGAFVASRPGATPPYPAGLLQRLGLRPTGSVRDRSRQTI from the coding sequence ATGTCGTGGGTTCAAATCCCATCGCTCGCTCCATCGTCGTTTCTTCCCCTTGTGAAGACGCTTCGACCACCCCTCAACGCCCGCGTCGAATCGCCCCGCATACTGTGTGTCGGTGAGATCATCTGGGACATCATCGGCCACCGGGAGCATTTGGGCGGCGCTCCGTGCAACGTCGCCGTGCATGCCGCACGACTGGGCGCACGCGCGGCAATGTGGTCCGCCGTCGGCCGGGACGCCCGTGGTCGCCGCGCGATTGAGGAACTGCGCAAGCTCGGTGTCCGGTGGCGATGGATCGATCGGGTTTCGCACCACCCCACCGGATGGGCCCAGGTACGGCTGGACGAGCAGGGCCGGGCCTCCTACTCCTTTGCACCACGTCCCGCCTACGAGTGGCTGCGAGCCACGCCCACTCGGCTGCGCGCGATTGTCCGCTGGCGCCCGCACGCGATCGTCTTTGGCACACTCGCTCAGCGCGGCGAAGCGACGCGGCAGGCTTTGGGCGCGCTGCTGGATCGCTGCGGCGGCGCGCTTCGAGTGTACGATGTGAACCTCCGCCGTGGCTTTGCGCCACCCGAACTGCTTCGCGCCCGACTCTGCCGCACCGACGTGCTCAAGCTCAACGAAGACGAGGCGACGGAAGTTTCACGCCGACTTTGGGGACGATGGCCGGGCGAAGAAAAAGCCGCGGCCCGCTGGAGAGAGGAGTTCGCGATCCGGATCGTAATTGTCACTCGCGGTGCAAACGGCGCTACCGCCTGGTCGGCCGAAGGTCGCATCGACGTCACCGGCCTGCGCATCAGGCTGGCGGACACGGTCGGTGCGGGCGACGCGTTCACCGCCGCGTTCACGGTCGCGTACCTGCAAACTGGCGAAATCAGCTGGACACTTCGCGTCGCCAACCGGCTCGGCGCGTTTGTTGCCTCCCGGCCTGGCGCAACACCACCCTATCCCGCCGGGCTTCTCCAGCGGCTCGGCCTCCGGCCGACCGGATCGGTGCGAGACCGATCACGTCAAACAATCTGA
- a CDS encoding type II secretion system F family protein: MTTWTYRGFRAEDGRRIAGRIEADSAKQARERLAARGILPAKVEPLAADARASHHWRRRDERAGVYRELAALLGAGLPMTAALEALIESPEWTAVAAALTGVRDRIREGAGAAEAFEASGVTVLESSLLHAGQRAGEIATTFTKLADLLDEESMIRDRVRSALLYPAMVSGVALFIAAGVFLFLLPAFARMFEESRVALPPLTRAVIAAGRFSTVGAVPAFLVLGGTVWWIRQRCRRSVGCRLAIERLMSRLPLMGPAREALVALRFARTLGLLLRGGIPMIEALGLAAAVCGSARVVAEMPAQVERVRHGGRLSEAIRSIEPLRRMLAAWVEAGEQSGDLPAMLEIAAARCEQAWHRRLSRGLTLIEPALILVLGSLVFLLALAILQPILALHRQIV; the protein is encoded by the coding sequence ATGACGACTTGGACATACCGCGGCTTTCGGGCGGAGGATGGCCGCCGCATTGCCGGTCGCATCGAGGCGGACAGCGCGAAGCAGGCCCGCGAACGGCTCGCGGCCCGGGGAATTTTACCGGCAAAGGTGGAACCGCTGGCGGCGGATGCGCGCGCCTCGCATCACTGGCGCCGGCGCGATGAGCGGGCGGGCGTCTATCGCGAGCTTGCCGCGCTGCTGGGGGCGGGGCTGCCGATGACTGCTGCGCTCGAGGCGCTGATCGAGTCGCCGGAGTGGACCGCGGTTGCGGCCGCGCTGACCGGCGTCCGCGACCGAATTCGGGAAGGGGCCGGAGCGGCGGAGGCGTTCGAGGCGTCGGGCGTGACCGTGTTGGAGAGCTCGCTGTTGCATGCGGGACAGCGGGCAGGGGAGATCGCCACGACCTTCACAAAGCTGGCGGACCTGCTCGACGAGGAGTCAATGATCCGCGATCGGGTTCGCTCGGCGCTGCTTTACCCCGCGATGGTCTCGGGGGTGGCGCTGTTCATTGCCGCAGGGGTATTTCTCTTCTTGTTGCCCGCGTTTGCGCGGATGTTCGAAGAATCGCGAGTGGCGTTGCCTCCGCTGACGCGCGCGGTGATCGCAGCCGGCCGTTTTTCCACGGTGGGGGCAGTCCCCGCGTTTCTCGTGCTTGGGGGAACGGTGTGGTGGATCCGCCAGCGGTGCCGGCGCTCCGTCGGATGCCGGCTGGCGATCGAACGCTTGATGTCGCGACTGCCGCTGATGGGGCCGGCGCGCGAGGCGCTTGTGGCGTTGCGATTTGCACGGACGCTCGGGCTGCTGTTGCGCGGTGGTATTCCGATGATCGAAGCGCTCGGCCTTGCCGCGGCGGTATGTGGCAGCGCGCGGGTCGTGGCGGAGATGCCCGCCCAAGTGGAGCGGGTTCGGCATGGAGGCCGCCTGAGCGAAGCGATTCGGAGCATCGAACCTCTGCGCCGAATGCTGGCGGCGTGGGTGGAGGCCGGTGAGCAGAGCGGCGACCTGCCGGCGATGCTCGAGATTGCCGCGGCGCGGTGCGAGCAGGCTTGGCACCGCCGGCTGAGCCGCGGGCTGACCCTGATTGAGCCGGCGTTGATCCTCGTGCTCGGATCGCTCGTTTTCCTGCTGGCGCTGGCGATTTTACAGCCGATTCTCGCCCTGCACCGTCAGATTGTTTGA
- a CDS encoding GspE/PulE family protein produces the protein MELDALLQGRGVSAEAIAEARRRGAASGRSVAAVLVEMGLLGEAEAVQAEAAALGIEFVESIADDQLDPELVARLPVEWARAHCALPIRWRGGLAALIGRVSAAAAAGDLSVLLGCDLPPVCTTEAELNRAIERCYFRRRPAGGAAALEVAVAPAAGGGGSPAAEDLLRIADGAPVTQYVNYLLLEALRAGASDVHIEPGEERVRIRFRVDGLLREQPSPPAGMAAALISRLKVMARMDIAERRLPQDGMARVQVGTREIDIRVSSVPIADGERLVLRLLNRDAALLPLSELGIAPADLAAFRRLLSEPQGLVLVTGPTGSGKTTTLYAALQELDTRRLNVLTIEDPIEYRLDSISQIQVHPRIGLTFARLLRHVLRQDPDVVLVGETRDLETAEIAVRASLTGHLVFTTLHTNDAVSAAMRLADMGVEPYLLAASLKGVLAQRLVRRLCPSCRRPATIGAADIEEWGAQIEGALPAGRHWTAVGCDRCDEGYRGRVGVFELLRTTPALLDALRRRAPPAELRAVAVASGMRPLREAGLALVAEGRTSLAELRRVLGHDDGA, from the coding sequence ATGGAGCTGGATGCCCTGCTTCAGGGCCGCGGTGTGTCGGCCGAAGCGATCGCGGAGGCGCGCCGGCGTGGCGCAGCGAGCGGGCGATCGGTCGCGGCGGTGCTGGTGGAGATGGGGCTGCTGGGCGAAGCCGAAGCGGTGCAGGCGGAAGCCGCCGCGCTCGGCATCGAGTTCGTGGAGTCCATCGCCGACGACCAGCTCGACCCCGAACTGGTGGCGCGGCTGCCAGTGGAATGGGCACGAGCGCACTGTGCGCTGCCGATCCGCTGGCGGGGGGGACTGGCGGCATTGATCGGGCGGGTCTCCGCGGCGGCCGCCGCAGGTGACCTTTCGGTGTTGCTGGGCTGCGATCTGCCACCGGTGTGCACGACGGAGGCGGAGCTGAACCGGGCGATCGAGCGCTGTTACTTTCGGCGCCGGCCCGCGGGCGGCGCGGCGGCGCTGGAGGTCGCCGTTGCGCCGGCGGCCGGGGGGGGCGGGAGTCCGGCCGCCGAGGATCTGCTGCGGATCGCCGACGGCGCGCCGGTGACGCAATACGTGAACTACTTGCTGCTCGAAGCCCTTCGCGCAGGGGCCTCGGACGTGCACATCGAGCCGGGCGAGGAGCGGGTCCGGATTCGTTTTCGTGTGGATGGACTGCTGCGGGAGCAGCCCTCGCCGCCGGCCGGTATGGCGGCGGCGCTGATCTCGCGTCTGAAGGTGATGGCACGGATGGACATTGCGGAGCGTCGTCTTCCGCAGGATGGCATGGCGCGGGTTCAGGTGGGCACGCGAGAGATAGATATTCGAGTTTCGTCGGTGCCGATCGCCGATGGCGAGCGGCTGGTGTTGCGCCTGCTGAACCGCGACGCCGCGCTGCTGCCGCTCTCGGAGCTCGGCATCGCTCCGGCGGACCTGGCGGCCTTTCGACGTTTGCTGAGCGAGCCACAGGGACTGGTGCTGGTGACCGGACCGACGGGCAGCGGGAAGACGACGACGCTCTACGCGGCGCTGCAGGAACTCGACACCCGGCGCCTGAACGTGCTGACGATCGAAGACCCGATCGAATATCGGCTCGATTCGATCAGCCAGATCCAGGTGCATCCGCGGATTGGGCTTACCTTCGCGCGGTTGTTGCGGCATGTGTTACGGCAGGACCCGGACGTGGTGCTGGTGGGCGAGACGCGCGACCTTGAGACCGCGGAAATCGCGGTGCGGGCGTCGCTGACGGGGCATCTCGTGTTCACCACGTTGCACACGAACGACGCAGTCTCCGCGGCGATGCGACTGGCCGACATGGGCGTGGAGCCCTATCTGCTGGCCGCTTCGCTCAAAGGGGTGCTCGCCCAGCGGTTGGTACGGCGACTATGCCCCTCATGTCGACGGCCAGCGACCATCGGCGCCGCCGACATTGAAGAATGGGGGGCGCAGATTGAAGGTGCCCTGCCGGCGGGGCGGCACTGGACCGCGGTGGGGTGTGACCGGTGCGATGAGGGCTATCGCGGACGGGTGGGTGTGTTCGAACTGCTCCGCACGACGCCGGCACTGCTCGACGCGCTGCGGCGCCGCGCGCCGCCGGCGGAACTGCGGGCGGTGGCCGTTGCCTCCGGCATGCGTCCGCTGCGCGAGGCCGGGCTGGCGCTCGTTGCGGAGGGGCGTACGAGCCTGGCCGAACTGCGCCGGGTGCTCGGGCACGACGACGGCGCATGA
- the gspD gene encoding type II secretion system secretin GspD: MSRSRAVWFGLGALAVAAAVAAAEPTGGGSASPREAATPAKTVRFSFDQADIRVLAGVVGEITGRRYVVTDKVSGTITVVAPAPLTAEEVERLFLSLLESRGFGVVEREGTFFIVPLPEAQGAVMTPPLDRPGVAGEGLVTRIFALQHVEAAEVARTLEPLVRGAKAGGLAVFAPGNRVVVTETRSNLERIAGILAELDRPGSTRTVEVVRLQRGSAEELAQQINAAIAGAEPAAASVGRHIRQVVEGGGALPAGATVIASPAANSLVLVGTAVQIAELKRIIALLDVEPAAGVGRLNAIRLRYLSAEEAAKSLTALLQKSVEKDARQRISIEPSSANNALLVHASPADFQWVRELVESLDTMPCQVLIEILIAETDANRQLDLGVNWSTVELPGRGETVVAGRSRPGPSDPVQEILQRNVFPQGLSVGVAYGAQQGMVIPFLLQALKQDRDTRILSSVPLLVQNNTEASVSVVENIPVLRSTIEGGAGTSRDVIQNIDRMDVGIKLKVTPHVNPNREISLVLNPTIEAVVDTAPGREFAPTIAKREVKTTITVPDRSTVVISGLIREDKGRREHKIPLLGDIPWIGALFRYASDVNRRNNLLVFVTPRIVEQGAEAEAVGNAMERRAGMPGVSDTIRAPAARD; this comes from the coding sequence GTGAGCCGGTCACGGGCGGTGTGGTTCGGGCTGGGCGCGCTCGCCGTCGCGGCGGCCGTCGCGGCCGCGGAACCGACGGGCGGTGGTTCGGCTTCGCCACGGGAGGCGGCGACCCCGGCCAAAACGGTGCGCTTCAGCTTTGATCAGGCGGACATCCGCGTGCTGGCGGGGGTGGTGGGTGAAATCACTGGCCGGCGGTACGTGGTGACCGACAAGGTGAGCGGCACCATCACGGTCGTTGCGCCGGCGCCACTGACCGCGGAGGAGGTGGAACGGCTGTTTCTTTCGCTGTTGGAGTCTCGGGGGTTCGGTGTGGTGGAGCGGGAGGGCACGTTTTTCATCGTGCCGCTACCGGAGGCGCAGGGGGCGGTGATGACCCCGCCACTCGACCGGCCCGGCGTGGCCGGGGAGGGGCTCGTGACGCGGATTTTTGCGCTGCAGCATGTGGAGGCGGCGGAGGTGGCGCGGACGCTGGAACCGCTGGTGCGCGGCGCGAAGGCCGGTGGGCTCGCGGTGTTTGCGCCCGGCAACCGCGTGGTGGTGACGGAGACGCGATCGAATCTTGAGCGGATTGCCGGCATTTTGGCGGAGCTGGATCGGCCCGGCTCGACGCGGACAGTCGAGGTCGTTCGGTTGCAGCGGGGCTCGGCGGAAGAGCTCGCGCAGCAGATCAACGCGGCGATCGCGGGCGCGGAGCCTGCGGCCGCGAGCGTGGGCCGGCATATCCGGCAGGTGGTGGAGGGGGGCGGCGCATTGCCGGCGGGCGCGACGGTGATCGCATCGCCGGCGGCGAACAGCCTGGTGCTGGTCGGCACCGCGGTGCAGATCGCGGAGCTGAAACGCATCATCGCGCTGCTCGACGTCGAGCCCGCCGCCGGAGTTGGACGGCTCAATGCGATTCGCCTTCGCTATCTTTCGGCGGAGGAAGCGGCGAAAAGCCTCACGGCGTTGTTGCAGAAGAGCGTCGAGAAGGACGCGCGGCAGCGGATCTCGATCGAGCCGAGCAGCGCGAACAACGCGTTGTTGGTGCATGCGTCGCCGGCGGACTTCCAGTGGGTCCGAGAGCTGGTCGAATCGCTCGACACGATGCCCTGCCAGGTGTTGATCGAGATCCTGATTGCGGAGACCGACGCGAACCGGCAGCTCGATCTCGGCGTGAACTGGTCGACCGTGGAACTGCCGGGGCGGGGCGAGACGGTGGTGGCCGGGCGCAGCCGGCCCGGGCCGAGCGATCCAGTTCAGGAGATCCTGCAGAGGAACGTGTTTCCGCAGGGGTTGTCCGTCGGCGTCGCCTACGGGGCGCAGCAGGGGATGGTGATTCCTTTCCTGCTGCAGGCGCTGAAGCAGGACCGGGACACGCGGATCCTGTCGAGCGTACCGTTGCTGGTGCAGAACAACACCGAGGCGAGCGTGAGCGTGGTGGAGAACATTCCGGTGCTGCGGTCCACGATCGAGGGCGGTGCGGGCACGTCGCGGGACGTGATTCAGAACATTGACCGAATGGATGTGGGCATCAAGTTGAAGGTCACTCCGCATGTGAATCCGAATCGTGAGATTTCGCTGGTGCTGAATCCGACCATCGAAGCTGTAGTGGACACCGCGCCGGGACGCGAGTTCGCACCGACGATTGCGAAGCGCGAGGTGAAGACGACCATCACCGTGCCGGACCGCTCGACGGTGGTCATCAGCGGCCTGATCCGGGAGGACAAAGGGCGCCGGGAACACAAGATACCACTGCTGGGCGACATTCCCTGGATCGGTGCGCTGTTTCGCTATGCGAGCGATGTGAACCGTCGGAACAATTTGCTGGTGTTCGTGACGCCGCGGATCGTGGAGCAAGGGGCAGAAGCGGAGGCGGTGGGCAACGCGATGGAGCGGCGCGCCGGCATGCCGGGAGTGTCGGACACGATCCGCGCGCCGGCAGCGCGGGACTAG
- the lpxA gene encoding acyl-ACP--UDP-N-acetylglucosamine O-acyltransferase, whose protein sequence is MRHIHPSAVVDPAAELADEVEIGPYCVVGPHVRIGEGTRLLSHVVVDGHTTIGRRCVIYPFASVGTRTQDLKYRGGAPRAEIGDETTIREYVTVSCATADGDVTRVGSRCLLMACCHVAHDCTLGDEVIVANCAGLSGHVVVEARAVIGGLAGVHQFVRIGTLAMVGGLAKITQDVPPYMLADGHPATVPTINRVGLERRGVPPETIEQLKRAHRLLYREGLNVRQALERIRAELSGPEIARLVEFIERSERGILR, encoded by the coding sequence ATGAGGCACATCCATCCGAGCGCGGTGGTGGATCCGGCCGCGGAGCTGGCCGACGAGGTCGAGATCGGGCCGTACTGCGTGGTGGGGCCGCATGTGCGCATCGGCGAGGGCACGCGACTGCTGTCGCATGTGGTCGTCGACGGGCACACGACGATCGGGCGGCGCTGCGTGATCTATCCGTTTGCGTCGGTCGGGACGCGGACGCAGGACCTGAAGTACCGGGGCGGTGCGCCGCGGGCGGAGATCGGGGACGAGACGACCATTCGCGAATATGTGACGGTGAGCTGCGCGACCGCGGATGGCGACGTGACGCGGGTGGGCTCGCGGTGTCTCTTGATGGCCTGTTGCCATGTCGCGCATGACTGCACGCTGGGCGACGAGGTAATTGTGGCCAACTGCGCGGGACTTTCGGGACATGTGGTGGTGGAGGCGCGGGCGGTGATCGGCGGGCTGGCCGGCGTGCATCAGTTCGTCCGAATCGGTACGCTCGCGATGGTGGGGGGGCTGGCAAAGATCACGCAGGATGTACCGCCGTACATGCTGGCGGATGGACATCCGGCGACGGTGCCGACGATCAACCGGGTTGGCCTGGAGCGCCGGGGAGTGCCCCCGGAGACGATCGAGCAGCTGAAACGGGCGCATCGGCTGTTGTACCGGGAGGGGCTGAACGTGCGGCAGGCGCTCGAGCGGATCCGGGCGGAGCTGAGCGGACCGGAGATCGCGCGGCTGGTGGAGTTCATCGAGCGGTCCGAGCGTGGCATTCTGCGTTGA
- the fabZ gene encoding 3-hydroxyacyl-ACP dehydratase FabZ, whose protein sequence is MGIEQIQALLPHRYPFLMVDRILECDDRERIVGIKNLTINEPFFQGHFPGQPVMPGVLQLEAMAQVGGILLNKITGRVQVMYFLAIDRARFRRLLTPGDQMVVEVRFLKMRLNMAKFAGRVTCNGELASEAELMFGTGRNSSTAESAE, encoded by the coding sequence ATGGGGATTGAACAGATACAGGCGCTGCTGCCGCATCGGTATCCGTTCCTGATGGTGGATCGAATTCTCGAGTGCGACGACCGTGAACGGATTGTCGGAATCAAAAATCTCACCATCAACGAGCCGTTTTTTCAGGGCCACTTCCCCGGCCAGCCCGTGATGCCTGGGGTGCTGCAGCTGGAGGCAATGGCGCAGGTGGGGGGCATCCTGCTGAACAAGATCACCGGGCGCGTGCAGGTGATGTATTTTCTGGCGATTGACCGGGCTCGCTTTCGGCGGCTGCTCACGCCGGGCGACCAAATGGTGGTGGAGGTGCGGTTTCTGAAAATGCGGCTCAACATGGCGAAGTTTGCGGGGCGCGTCACGTGCAACGGCGAGCTGGCCTCGGAGGCGGAACTGATGTTCGGCACGGGGCGGAACTCGTCTACCGCGGAATCAGCGGAATGA
- the rfbC gene encoding dTDP-4-dehydrorhamnose 3,5-epimerase yields MWLITPPRHDDARGYFAELYRADLYRRAGVPVEFVQANQSSSRPGVLRGLHYQLRHPQDKLIAVSRGCIWDVAVDLRWGSPTFGQWAAHELSAENRRQVFVPAGFAHGFCVLGEEPADVIYFCSRFYDPTDEYGVRWDDPRLRIPWPVARPLVSPKDAHLPSLADLPADDLPAL; encoded by the coding sequence ATGTGGCTGATCACGCCCCCGCGACACGACGATGCGCGCGGCTATTTTGCGGAATTGTATCGGGCCGACCTGTACCGGCGGGCCGGCGTCCCCGTCGAGTTTGTACAGGCGAATCAGTCGTCGTCGCGACCCGGTGTGCTGCGCGGCTTGCACTACCAGCTTCGACATCCGCAAGACAAATTGATCGCGGTCTCACGCGGGTGCATCTGGGACGTCGCGGTGGATCTGCGCTGGGGCTCGCCGACGTTCGGCCAGTGGGCCGCACACGAGCTCAGCGCGGAAAACCGCCGGCAGGTGTTCGTACCGGCGGGGTTCGCGCATGGCTTTTGTGTACTCGGGGAGGAGCCGGCCGACGTGATCTACTTTTGTAGCCGGTTTTACGATCCCACCGATGAATACGGTGTGCGGTGGGACGATCCCCGGCTACGGATTCCATGGCCGGTTGCGCGGCCGCTGGTTTCTCCGAAGGACGCTCATTTGCCCAGTCTGGCGGATCTGCCGGCCGATGATTTGCCGGCGTTGTGA
- the rfbA gene encoding glucose-1-phosphate thymidylyltransferase RfbA — MKGIVLAGGAGTRLHPITRAVSKQLLPVYDKPMIYYPLSVLMLAGLREILVISTPEDLPRFRQLLGDGAAWGIRLSYAEQPRPEGLAQALTIGRDFLEGEPAALILGDNIFFGQGLREELEWAATLREGACIFGYAVRDPERYGVLVFNERGEVVEIEEKPARPRSRFAVPGLYFYGPDAPARAAALKPSARGELEITDLNRSYLQEGRLQVRLLGRGIAWLDTGTPTSLLQAANFVQTIEDRQGLKIACLEEIAWRQGWIGDDDLRRLADALGRSEYAMYLRRLLEVGP; from the coding sequence ATGAAGGGCATAGTGCTGGCCGGCGGCGCCGGGACTCGGCTTCACCCGATCACGCGAGCGGTGAGCAAGCAGTTGTTGCCGGTCTACGATAAGCCGATGATCTACTATCCGTTATCGGTGCTGATGCTGGCGGGTCTTCGGGAGATTTTGGTGATCAGCACACCGGAGGATCTGCCCCGCTTTCGTCAATTGCTGGGCGATGGCGCTGCGTGGGGGATTCGGCTGAGCTACGCGGAACAGCCGCGGCCGGAAGGGCTGGCGCAAGCGCTCACGATCGGGCGGGACTTCCTCGAGGGCGAACCCGCCGCGCTCATCCTTGGCGACAACATTTTTTTTGGCCAGGGCCTTCGTGAAGAGCTTGAGTGGGCGGCGACGCTGCGCGAGGGCGCGTGTATCTTCGGGTACGCGGTGCGCGATCCCGAGCGATATGGGGTGCTGGTGTTCAACGAGCGAGGCGAGGTGGTGGAGATCGAGGAGAAGCCGGCCCGGCCGAGGTCCCGATTTGCGGTGCCCGGCCTCTACTTTTACGGGCCGGACGCACCTGCGCGGGCCGCCGCGCTGAAGCCCTCCGCGCGGGGCGAGCTGGAGATCACCGATTTGAACCGCAGCTATCTGCAGGAGGGGCGGCTGCAGGTGCGTCTGCTGGGGCGGGGTATCGCGTGGCTCGACACCGGCACGCCGACGTCGCTGCTGCAGGCCGCCAATTTCGTCCAAACGATTGAGGACCGGCAGGGACTCAAGATCGCGTGTCTCGAAGAGATTGCATGGCGGCAGGGTTGGATCGGCGACGACGATCTGCGCCGCCTCGCAGACGCGCTGGGCCGCAGTGAATACGCGATGTACCTGCGACGGCTGCTCGAGGTGGGGCCATGA
- a CDS encoding gamma-glutamyl-gamma-aminobutyrate hydrolase family protein has protein sequence MRWRVTAGSARAAEQLAAWIARRGVTAVRCSGYWPSPEEVVADADALLLGGGGDLAEVEGRYLSGTGEVRGCRPARDAAEFAWLRAFAAAGRPVFGVCRGLQLIAVALGGRLIRDLPSAMPQLRERHELVRGDARHGLRVTGDGAFAAALREVTEVNSSHHQAVGALGSFRVLALSPGGVVEAIEALPAAGVRAWAVQWHPERLVAGHPAAERVLDLWVAEADR, from the coding sequence ATGCGTTGGCGCGTGACAGCGGGAAGTGCGCGAGCGGCGGAGCAGCTGGCCGCTTGGATCGCTCGACGAGGTGTGACGGCGGTGCGATGCAGCGGGTACTGGCCGTCTCCGGAAGAGGTGGTGGCCGATGCCGATGCGCTGCTGCTGGGGGGAGGTGGTGACCTCGCCGAGGTGGAGGGGCGGTATCTGTCGGGGACGGGGGAGGTGCGAGGTTGTCGGCCCGCGCGGGATGCGGCGGAGTTCGCGTGGCTTCGGGCCTTTGCGGCGGCTGGCCGTCCGGTGTTCGGCGTGTGCCGGGGGCTGCAACTGATCGCGGTGGCGTTGGGCGGCCGCCTGATTCGCGATCTGCCGAGCGCGATGCCGCAGCTGCGTGAGCGGCACGAGCTGGTGCGCGGGGATGCCCGGCACGGGCTGCGGGTGACGGGAGATGGTGCATTTGCAGCGGCGTTGCGAGAGGTCACGGAAGTCAACAGTTCGCATCACCAGGCGGTGGGGGCGCTGGGGTCGTTTCGGGTTCTGGCGTTGAGCCCCGGGGGGGTGGTGGAGGCGATTGAGGCGTTGCCGGCGGCGGGGGTGAGGGCATGGGCGGTTCAGTGGCATCCGGAACGTCTGGTTGCGGGGCATCCGGCCGCCGAGCGCGTATTGGACCTGTGGGTGGCGGAGGCCGATCGGTGA